In Vicia villosa cultivar HV-30 ecotype Madison, WI linkage group LG7, Vvil1.0, whole genome shotgun sequence, the DNA window TTAATAAGCTTGATCTGAATAAATTATGCACTAGTCATGTTTGCTGCATACATAGCTATATTGCTGCATTTACTTCTGTCATATCACATCTTATGCTTTCGTTGAGTTTCTTATACAAATTATATGTGAGCCTTTGAGTCTGCACGATAAATTATTCTGTATTCAACACACTTGCAGATAATAGTAAACACTGAACATAGTGACTGAAAGAGAAAACGTATATATACTACCTTTTGTAGTTGTTGGTTATTTTAATTACGCATAGTGAATGAAATTAACTAAAGTATATCCACCTTTCACGTTCTGAACCACTTTCAAAGCAATTAATGtaacatttttaatttattgagTTTTTTTGAGTTGTCAATAGCAGACATAAATGGTCCTAATTTTTACTAATTAAATGTTGCAGGAGGATGAGGAGGATGAGGAAGATGATGTTGCTGATGATCATGATCAAAACGAGTAGGATGAGGAAGATGTTGCGGGAGGATGTGTTATGACTAACCTTATGTCTAGTTTGACTTATAAGTATACTTATTTTGGTACACATTGACATGTGTTAGGACTGTATTATTTTGGTAACCTTATGTATTAGGATTATGTTATTTTGTGGCAACTGATAGGATTGTGTTATTTTGGTAACCTTATGTGTTAGATTATAAGTAATGTATCACTATGAAGATTTATTAGCATTGTATCGTATATTgcaatttattgtttttatttcaaaacggttaaattatatttattaatagtattgtatcatatttaataatttataggtgtaatcaaaatttataaaatataggtGTCACCAAAAATTGGTCAGAcccaaaagagaaaaaaaatagcgtaatcaaaattaataatatatagttGGGAACCAAAAAAAATAGCGTCGGCTAAAACCGACgctaataataaaacaattttttccCATCTGGGAGACAGCCAATAGCAAATGGACACGTTGCTTAATGTAGCGACGCTCATAACCGACGCTAACGATGAAATACAGTATCAAAAAGGGGAGCTAATCATGAACGACCACGTGGCATACTGTAGCGTTGCATAAAACCGACGCTAATGGTGTAACCGTAGACCTCTGGAGCATGTTTATTGTCCCACTTAGCGTGGCTTAAAGCCGACACTAGTGGTAGCGTCGGCCCATCACTACCTTTGCTTCGGGGTTTAAAATGACAGTCCCGACACCGACACTAGGCCGACGCTAAGCGTTTGTAGCTTCGGTTTTTGGTCAATTAGCGACGGCTTTTGGCCGACGCTAAATTGctgttttcttgtagtgatatatGACAGACAGATATGTAATTCTACCCTCATGCTGCAGGAGTTTGCAGTGAATGTGTTGATCAGAGCAATCTACCATGGTAAGCTGCACTTTATTCTCAATCCACATAATCCAGATGCGACCATTAGGATGTTGAGAGTAGTTATCCACCCAAGACCACTAGTTGCCAAACACTTCTCTAATCTTGGCAGCATTATTTTCTTTAACTCTTGTCTCTAGTAAAGTTATACAAGGCATATGAAATTAGTGGAGATGGGCTTTGATCTCCCTATGCCTGACTCTTTTATTCAAGCCCCTTACATTccatgctatgaccatgggaccTTGTAAGCAGAAATCTCTCCATATTCCTCAAGACCCAAAACATCAAATCCATTTTGACAGTTAATAACCTCTAGAGGTTTGTCAGCCATTGGTTCCTTGCCTTTGATGGTACTCCTAACAATTGTCCAAGGTGCAGTCTCAGGCTCAGTTGGTTGTAGGACTGGGACAGGCTCACTCTCAGCTGCATTTTCTGTTCCTTCCTTAGTTGTTTCTTTAACAGTCCACACCTTCTTTAtagcttctttcttctctttgcATTGATGGCCTACCTTGTTGCATTTCTTACAAAATTGGGGCTTCCATTCATAATCCACACTTTGTTTAAAGCAAACTCCATTTGGGCCTCGGATATTAATACTCTCTGTCAACTCTGTGGAGATATCTACTTCAATTAAAACCCTTACATAGGAAACCCTCAATTTCTTGTCAGTGCATTCATCCGTCATCAATGGTTTCCCTATGACACTTGCAACTTTTCCGATACATTTCTCTCCCCAAAAAACCAGAGGGAGCTGTGGGAATGTAACCCAGATCGGAACAATTTTAATCATATCATCCTTCATAGTGAAATCAGGGGTCCATTCATGAATGAACATCAGTTTCCTATGAATCGTGTATGGGCCTCTGTCCAGCACAACCTCCTTGTCTTCCTTCGATATGAAACAAATGAGGAAATAGCCTTCCTCGTTGTAGTAGATGTTTGGCATAGAGACAAAATTCCAAACATTGTTGATGAAAGTTTTGACAGCATTCATAGACAAGTTCGATCCTATCACATATATGACTATAGCATTCTCCCAATATTGGACTTCTGACACAATATCACTTTCCTCTAGATTTACTTCTATCTCCCCATTCACAACCCTAGGGGGAGTATATTCGATATGTTTCCTAGAAAAGGGCAAACGATTACCTTTAATAACATCAACCCACGGCTGATTCTTCTCTTCT includes these proteins:
- the LOC131618712 gene encoding uncharacterized protein LOC131618712, producing MGRGRGRPRRLAVTTPPASVRVFSPSSTHTSETSNKGESRHTPTKEIVEPNPKTPLGTISEETKEDLVADSKVETEAEEKNQPWVDVIKGNRLPFSRKHIEYTPPRVVNGEIEVNLEESDIVSEVQYWENAIVIYVIGSNLSMNAVKTFINNVWNFVSMPNIYYNEEGYFLICFISKEDKEVVLDRGPYTIHRKLMFIHEWTPDFTMKDDMIKIVPIWVTFPQLPLVFWGEKCIGKVASVIGKPLMTDECTDKKLRVSYVRVLIEVDISTELTESINIRGPNGVCFKQSVDYEWKPQFCKKCNKVGHQCKEKKEAIKKVWTVKETTKEGTENAAESEPVPVLQPTEPETAPWTIVRSTIKGKEPMADKPLEVINCQNGFDVLGLEEYGEISAYKVPWS